The Apium graveolens cultivar Ventura chromosome 6, ASM990537v1, whole genome shotgun sequence genome contains a region encoding:
- the LOC141666214 gene encoding uncharacterized protein LOC141666214: MGPQRRMGIYVGFDSPSIIRYLEPLTGDVFTVRYADCHFDESIFMTLGGDKLLHKINPDLTWNTSRLNTLDPRTNQCESEVQRIIHMQNIANQLPDAFSDSRHIVKSHIPAINALARVEIPIHKSVHEELINNSKPRQKRGRPISAKDVVPRKRKKIGHASEVANVPHNTLEVVSPPEEVKTPEVAVTKPQEVVFPLEEDIAPEMAHTSVKAKVPESYEISLS, from the coding sequence ATGGGACCGCAAAGGAGGATGGGTATATATGTCGGTTTTGATTCACCATCTATTATAAGATATCTTGAACCTCTAACTGGGGATGTTTTTACTGTTCGCTATGCTGATTGTCATTTTGATGAGTCAATATTTATGACATTAGGGGGAGATAAATTATTGCATAAGATAAACCCTGACTTGACATGGAATACATCACGATTAAATACTTTAGATCCGCGAACTAATCAATGCGAATCTGAAGTTCaaagaattattcatatgcaaaatattgCTAATCAACTGCCAGATGCTTTTAGTGATTCTAGGCATATTGTTAAATCACATATACCTGCCATTAATGCCTTAGCAAGGGTTGAAATACCTATTCATAAATCAGTTCACGAAGAATTGATTAATAATTCAAAACCACGCCAGAAGCGCGGTAGACCAATCAGTGCAAAAGATGTTGTACCACGAAAACGGAAAAAGATTGGACATGCCTCTGAAGTGGCAAATGTTCCACACAATACCCTAGAAGTGGTATCACCTCCTGAAGAGGTTAAAACCCCTGAAGTGGCAGTGACAAAACCACAAGAAGTGGTATTTCCTTTAGAAGAGGATATTGCCCCTGAAATGGCACATACTTCCGTAAAAGCAAAGGTACCTGAAAGTTATGAGATCTCATTGAGTTAA